The Gemmatimonadales bacterium genome includes the window GGGAACTGCGACGAGCGCGGCTCGGACGAGTACAACCTGGCGTTGGGTGAGCGGCGCGCCGCCGCGGCCAAGCGGTGGCTGACGGCGCACGGCATCGCCGACGGCCGGATCACGATCATCTCCTACGGCAAGGAGCGTCCGCTGGACAGCGGTCACGACGAGGACGCGTGGCAGAAGAACCGCCGCGACGACTTCGTGGTGACGCGCGGCGTGCGCTAGCGCCCGCGGCGCGGGGCGTCGCGTCTCGGCTAGGTGATGCCCAAGCCCCGCCGCCCGAGCCGGGTGGCGGGGCTTCTCACGGCCGCCGCCGGCGCTCGGCGGTCAGGCGCCTCCGTCCGAGACCCGGCTCCGCGCGCCGCGCCCCAGGCTCCACTTCAGCGCCGGCGGCGTCACCAGCGTGGTGACGATGACCATGATCACCACGGCCGTGTAGATCCGCTCGTCCACGATCCGCTCGCCGTGCAGGGTGAGCCCCAGGCCGATGCTGGCGAAAATCAGGCCCACCTCGCCGCGCGGGATCATCCCCAGGCCCACCGAGAGCCGGTCCATTCGCCAGCCCCAGGCGCCCAGCGCGCAGGCCTGCTTGCCGGCGATCGCCGCCAGGGTCAGCAGCAGCGCGAGCCCGAGGCCGGCGGGCTGGGCGAAGGCCCGCAGCTCGACCCGCATGCCCATCAGCACGAAGAACACCGGCACCAGGAACGACGCCACCGGCTGCACCAGCTCGCGCACGCTGCGCTCGCCGCGGCTCGTGAAGGCGTTCCAGTGCACGTCCTCGAGGATCAGACCGGCCGCGTACGCGCCCACGATGGGCGCGAGCCCGACCTCGGCCGCCAGCCCGGCGAACACGAAGCACAGCACCAGCGCGGTCGCGAGCAGCACGCCGGGCGCCCGCAGGCGCGCGGCGACCCGGAACAGCCACGGCGACAGTGCCACGCCGAGGGCGAGCGAGCCCACGAGGAACGTGGCGGCCTTGGCCACCACCATCGCTGCGGCGGCCGGGGACAGGGTGGTGCCCCGGTTCGCGGCCTCGATGACGCCGGCGACGACCGCGAGAATCACCAGCCCGAGCACGTCGTCGATCACCGCGGCGCCGAGGATGATGCGCGCCTCGGCGGCCCGCGTCTTCCCGAGGTCCTTCAGGACCCGCGCCGTGATGCCGACGCTGGTCGCGGTGAGGGTCGCACCGAGGAACGCGTGGGAGTAGGCGCTGTGACCCGGCAGCAGCAGCGCGCCGACGCCCCACCCCAGGGCGAACGGCGCCGCGACGCCCAGGCAGGCGACCGCCGCGGCCGTCGCGCCCACCTTCAGCATCTCGCGCACCGTGGATTCGAGCCCGACCTCGAACAGCAGGATCAGCACGCCGAGCTGGGCGAGCATCCCGATGGACGCGTCGCCGGTCAGCGAGCGGAACCAGCCGACGCCGGCCAGATCCAGGTTGCCGAGGACGACGCCCGCCATCAGCTCGCCGAGCACGGCGGGCTGGCCGACGCGGACCGCGAGGTCGCCGCCGAGCTTGGCGGCGGCGAGAATCGCCGCCAGCGCGAGCAGCACCGGCGCGACCGAGGTGACCGGGTCGCCGCCGACGAACGGCGCGACCGGGAGGGCCAGGGTGGGGACGAGCAGGGGAAGGTGGATCGTTCGCTCCGGAC containing:
- a CDS encoding cation:proton antiporter codes for the protein MLLALAAILAAAKLGGDLAVRVGQPAVLGELMAGVVLGNLDLAGVGWFRSLTGDASIGMLAQLGVLILLFEVGLESTVREMLKVGATAAAVACLGVAAPFALGWGVGALLLPGHSAYSHAFLGATLTATSVGITARVLKDLGKTRAAEARIILGAAVIDDVLGLVILAVVAGVIEAANRGTTLSPAAAAMVVAKAATFLVGSLALGVALSPWLFRVAARLRAPGVLLATALVLCFVFAGLAAEVGLAPIVGAYAAGLILEDVHWNAFTSRGERSVRELVQPVASFLVPVFFVLMGMRVELRAFAQPAGLGLALLLTLAAIAGKQACALGAWGWRMDRLSVGLGMIPRGEVGLIFASIGLGLTLHGERIVDERIYTAVVIMVIVTTLVTPPALKWSLGRGARSRVSDGGA